A segment of the Suncus etruscus isolate mSunEtr1 chromosome 7, mSunEtr1.pri.cur, whole genome shotgun sequence genome:
cactcctgccaggggatcgaaccagggtggccacatgcaaggcaaacacctgccaCAGTATCATTGCTCtgacccactttcttttttttttgtgatttttgggtcacacccggcagtgctcaggggttatttctggctccaggctcagaaattgctcctggcaggcacaggggaccatatggggcaccgggattcgaaccaatgacctcctgcatgaaaggcaaacgccttacctccatgctatctctccggcccccactctgACCCACTTTCTAATAATTTTTGGTAgtactttttctttgatttgggactacatccagctgtgctcagccttactcttggctctgtgctcagagatcacacctggtagggcccaggaaccatatgggatgctggggatcaaacccaggtcaactatatgcaaagcatgtgccctccctgctgtactatcacttcagtcccatttaagaaaataatagtgATTAATTTATAATCGTTTTTTTTTGTGGCTGCCCCtgcctgcagggacaccaattaagatgtggttattcggggctggagagatagcatggaggtaaggtgtttgcctttcatgcaagaggtcatcggttcgaatcccagcgtcccatatggtcccccgtgcctgccaggagcaatttctgagcatggagccaggagtaacccctgagcactgccgggtgtgacccaaaaaccacaaaaaaaaaaaaaaaaaaaaaaaaaaaaaaaaaaaaaaaaaaaaaagatgtggttattctttctcaGAGGGAGATTGCGCATACACAAAGACACAATGACAGACACGGAGACAGACAagagtgggaaaaggattccagaTCCAAATccgtttattgaaactcaaggcccggTTTATATACTTTTTGTGGGCACAGTTCTGCTCATAAATATGTCGATAGGGGATGGATATATTGAACAGGCTAGAATTTCCAGATAACAGGACCCATCAGCAAGTGGGATGGAATGTACAGATGAAACCCATCACTATCAGGCCAGATTGCACTGATAATGGAACCCATCTCAGGCAGGTTGGAATGTACAAATAACGAGGACTTCATATAagttagactcagtttcccaggacCAAAATTCTGTGCCTTATTTGTTTCTGTAcaagccttaaatcttaaatggttacatttctttctctctctttttttgggggagtcacacccggccgagctcagtggttactcctggttctacactcagaaatcgctcctgacaggctcgggggaccatatgggataccaggatttgaaccaatgaccttctgcatgaaaggcaaacgccttacctctatgctatctctccggccccgaaaaattctttatttatttatttatttatttattttggttacatTTATTTCTCAAGGCTACCTGCTTTTAGCATAGCTCTCTGCTTGTTGCAGAggcctgcttttagcaaagttctgtgCCTGTCACAAGGTCCTGCATTTCGGCTAAGTTTTCTGCCTGTTATAAGGGCTCCCGGCAGTTTTTGAAAAACCTTTgatccatatatatttttgtttgtttttgggttacatctaacagcattcagaaatcgctcttggcaggcttgggggataatccatataagatgccagggatcgaacctgggtctgatgGAACGTTGGTCTAttccaggtcggctgtgtgcaaggcaaatgctctactgctgtgatttctctctggcccttagatATTATTGATCTTTCTATGTTACAACTATTATATTTACAGGTTGTCATAATCATGTTATGAATATGTATGTGGAATTAGCATGAGCAGTGGCAGAATTATTATAAGTGAAGCTATAATATGTGTTTCTGGGACTGGAGATATGGTAAAGCATGGAGGGTGCTGGCTTTGGATATGGTGATCCAGGGTTCAGAACCCCAGCATCGAATGTTTTCCACTAGAAGGGACCCCTGAGATAAgggcaaggagtaagccctaagcacttctggctcaaaaaccaagataattatgataataacaacaataataataaattcagatGTTTACTAGgcattttgtatattatataaatgcaataaatgtttaatttttttttttttgatttttgggtcacacccgacagtgctcaggggttactcttggctcgtcactcagaagtcgctcctggcaggctcggagaactttatgggatgccaagatttgaaccaccttctgtttgaattggctgcatgcaaggcaaatgccttaccactgtgctatctttccaccccccaataaatgtttattttgtaccAGATTTGGAATAAATACCttaaaattttggggggccacacccggtagtgctcaggggttactcttgactctgcgctcagaaattgctcttggcaggctcaggggaccatataggattcgggggatcaaacccggggccATCCTCGCCCCGTTGGTAGGCCAtcaacaacctaccactgtgctattgctctggaccccagaaaatatttttgtgaaaaaattTGCTTTGTGAAAAGGTAAATTTGATTTGAAAAATGGTgatctacaaaagaaaaaattggggggtggggcaaAGGGTAAAATTGATCTTCAAAGGGATATATTGAACTGGTAAAAAGGTGAATTGATCAGCAAAGGAGTTAATTTTATATGCCAAAGGATGAAGTTAAATAGTACAAAGGCAATTTTATCAGCGAGTGATCAATTTGGAACTCAAAAGAgatgaatgttttttgtttttttttttttgagatgaatgtttggggctggactgatagttATACTGGGTAGGgcttttactttgcatgcagccactgttgggacctgaattctgaataaggagggacgccattttgtaaaagccacatggcaggcttcttcttggattctgagcagggagaaacaccattttttttttttgtttgtttttgggtcacacccggcgttgctcaggggttactcctggctgtctgctcagaaatagctcctggcaggcacaggggaccatatgggacaccgggattcgaaccaaccacctttggtcctggatcggctgcttgcaaggcaaacgcagctgtgctatctctccgggcccgagaaacaccattttgtaaggaccacatttTGTGAGcatatttccatagaccccacctcagtctacctggctgtaccacacccagtaacgctcaggggttactcctggctatgtgctcagaagttgctcctggcttgggggaccatatgggaaaccgggggattgaaccgtggtccatccaaggctagcgcaggcaaggcaggcaccttacctttagcgccaccgcccggccccaagagccaattattttaaggatcatcagaaagttggaacctccctatatcccttccctataaaatcctcatcatgaccttgggtaggctcatctccttcagggggatggccctggctgacCAAGCTGGGGAATCCTATTGGCAGACgaattaaagtgttaaaaactttattccagttgtgtggtctcgtccttctactctggaaccctacaaccATCTTGAGTTtgttcctcagcaccccatatgatttcctgagccccaccaagagggATTCCAGATCATAGAGCtcggagtaagctctgagcatagacacatgtggtcccaaaacaaaacataaagagtCAAATTGGAATGCAAAAAAGGATTTAGTTTGCAAAATGTTGGTTTCGATTGGCAAAAGGTGATTTTTGATCAGCCAAGGAGTAAATGTGTacgttttattttttgggggggcgtcaCATCCGGTGATAAGGGCTTATTCCTacctctatgctcaagaatcactcctggcagggttaagggagggggcatatggaatgctCAGGATCAAGCATCATAGCAGCTTGATATGATGTCCAATTTCTCCAAactcactctgtctctgtctctactcTCACCTCCCCAACCAAAAATCCAATCTCAGATTCTTTCTTCTGCCATTGGAAAGGTTCCCTTTGCTACCTCCTGCCACTCTGCTGCAAGCCAACATCTCTGACCACTTGCAGAAGACTCAAGAGATTTAACCAGAAGACTCGGAGATGGGACGAAGGAACCTGCTGCTTCCCTAGAGAGGCAGGGCCAGGACCAGCACCCCCGCGGGGGTCCACACGGCCCAAAGCATGTCCTTGGGCCACGCAGGAGCGCTGGGACCCTTGCAAGCTCATCTCTGCAAGTGCAAGCCAACCATTCCAGGATAGCAGAGGGCGCAGGAGCACGCGGGGGCCCACTGGGCGACGGGGTGGTACCCCGAGCTCCGGCTGCCCAGCTGGACAAGGCCCAGGCGCAACCCAGGGGCCCGGCCGGCCAGCCCGGAGCAGACACTCGGGCTGAGCCTGGAGGAGGCGCCGGAAGGGAGCTGCTGACATCAGCCGCGCTCCTCCCCTCGCCTCCCAACACCCTCAGCTCCGGCCGGACCCTCCCTCGTCCCACCACGTGTCCCCCCCGCTCCTCCCAAGGGGCCGAGCGCTCGGGAAGCCCGGGAGGCGGTGAGGATGGCGCGGTGACAGCGGGCCCGGAGCCCTCGGTGTCCTCCGCTGCGGCCCCCGCTGGGCGGTGAGTGCTCCAGGGCGGCCGGGCCGGGCGATCGGGGGGAGCCCGCAGCCGCCTGCAGCCGGGAGCCAGTCGCCGCCTTTGTTGTGGGCCCGCGGGGGAGGCGGGCGCGGGCGCAGTGGCTGCCCCGCAGGTGCGCTGAGGTCGGAGGGGGCGCGGGGTGCAGAGGTGCCCGCAGAAAGGAGGACGGGACAAGATGGCTGGAGAGCTCAGAGCCGCGAGCTAGGGCCGGCTCGGGCCTGGCCGTGGGTACCTTGGCCGTGGGGCGGCGCCCCCGCATCTCCTGGACTTGGCGGAGGCCAAGTTACGGTCCCATCTATGGGGGACCCGCCTGCCCTGCACCGTACGTACTCCCAGCCCTTCTGGAGCTATCTCAGAAGCCGACTTTGAACTCCAGGTTGGGGGGttatttgggggagagggggggatcCCCGGAAGAAGCAGCTCCTAGAATGCATCCTTCACCTTGGAATTGCGCGCGGCCCATTGTGCTGGAGACCCACCCGCTGGGTTGGAGCGAGAATTGCCTTGAGCCCTTTTCTCCAGTGGAGATTTTCTGCACCTTCTGGGAGCGCCAGAACCTCACTCCAGAGTTAAGGCTGCCCCTGTTAGCGAAAGGACTGCTTTCTGGGCCAACCCCCTTTGCATTTGGAAAATGCAGGTGATGCATTTTCTGGATTAGTGGTGTGTCTGATGCTGGCCAGGAGCTCCCGCCAGAACAGGTGTGAATGGATCGCCTTCCTGGCCGCTGAGGCTATAGAGTGGCCTCAGCACTGACCACCTTGGGCCTTTCCAGGCCCCTTTGAAAGCGTTTCACCTGTTTGCCCTGCACTCTGCAGTGCCCGCCTTGGCAGAATGGGCACCTGCTCTTCCTTCAACAGCTTTGGAAATGTCGCAGGAGGTTCCAAATAGTAAgggatttatttactttttttggagggtgttGGGTATCAAGATATTGGACACCAGGAGAGGCCAGGGATCCAACTAACAGTGACGGTGTGTGAGGCGTGCACCTTACACCTCTGTCTGATCTCTGCGGCTGGACCCCAGTTTGGGGCGCTCAGCCAGATGCCTCCTTTTCCCGCCCTATGTCTCACTCGCTTGCAGAGATGGAAGCTACAGCCCACCCCGTCCAACTGGCtctgaaagaggaggaagaggaggaagcgATTGAGAGTCCTGCGGACATGCAGAAAGTGCGCATCTGCTCCGAGGGCGGTTGGGTGAGTGAGTGGGTCCTCTTGTGAGGGATCCacttctccaccccaccccacccctgtctaGCTTGCAAGGAGCCTCCTCACTTAGCAGAcaggaagtaaaaataaataaacagcccCCTCTCCCTTTTGTGTTCGCATTCTTGAGAAAAGCATCCTGTGGCTTTTTAAAAGGCTCTGAGAGCGAAAAGCTGCTTCTAGAAAAGtctctgggctttttttttgtttttgtttttgttttttgtttttgggtcacacccccagcgttgctcaggggttactcctggctgtctgctcagaaatagctcctggcaggcactgggggggaggggggacaccatatgggacaccgggattctgacttgaaccaaccacctttggtcctggatcggctgcttgcaaggcaaacaccgctgtgctatctctctgggcccagtctctttttttttttttttttttttttttggtttttgggccacacccgtttgactctcaggggttactcctggctatgtgctcagaaatcgcccctggcttggggggaccatatgggacgccgggggatcgaaccgcggtcggtccgttccttggcgcgcttgtaaggcagacaccttatctctagcgccaccttcccggcccctgggccCAGTCTCTGGGCTTTGTTGCTGGTCATTCAGCTGGAATTTGCAAGTGACTGGGTCTTCAATGCTGGAGGGATCCCAGGGTTCCATAGTTCTTGCCTCATGCtggcacttttttgttgttgttgttgttttgggttttttttggggggtgggccacatcccatgacactcaggagttagtcctggcaagggggaccatatggaacccgggtctgtcctgagtcagctgaatgcaaggcaaatgtcctaccgctgtgctatccctctggccccatgcaGGCATTTTGTAGAGGCAAAGACAGTTGCTGACTTGTGTGCAATAAATGTAGATCTGCTGCTGGTGAAAAAGGGTGATGGTTTTGCTTCCAGAGCTGTGAACTGGGGGCATGAGAGcaaaggcaggagggagggaagagagttCCTCAGACTCAACGCTCTGGTTGTGGgggcttatttgtttatttcttggggGGAGTCAtatatggctgtgctcagggatcactcctggtgggtgtgCAGGGGTCCCTATGGAaagccaggattgaaccctggttagcggcctgcaaggtaaatgtcctccctgctgtgcaattgctccaatcccttgtttgtttgttttcttggggggggtcatactggTTTTGTGCAGGATCACATTCCTGGtatgcttgggagaccctatgggatgtcagggattaaacccattggctgtgtggaaggcaaatgtccttgctgtgccattgctctggcccctctggtctTGGGGGGTTTTGGGAACCAGGAGTGGGGTGGGAAGGCACAGAGGGGGGCTTTGGAGGGTTTTCTTGCTCAACTGACTTAGCAGGATTCTTACTGAAGGCAGGCCAGCATGATCAGATATCCAGGCGGGGGGATTGTCTCTGAACTCACGGGGCTGGATTCTTTGAAAACTGGCctgggcaggctggggaccagggTGGGGGCCGAGATGTGTGGGAAGTTGTGCTAGGGCCTGGAGGGGCCTTTGTTACCTTCTGAAGTTGGCCTGGTAAATAAAGTTGGGCACAGAGCTAGACAAAGAGCTGAAAGGGGCGAACCAGGATTTCTGCTTCAGAGTTCACAGCTCTTGGGGGGAAAACTTGGGGGTGTTAGATAGGTGGAGGCATTCTTGAATCTCTTCAGATAGCATCGTGTGATGGATTGGGAGTCAACTCAGAAATATCaaaataggggcctgagcaatagcacagcgggtagggtatctgccttgcacagagccaacctgggttcaatcctcagcatcccatatggttcccctagcctgccaggaacaatttcttagcacagagccaggagtaacctctgagtgctgctgggtgtggccccaaacctccccataaaagatatataaatataaaacaatagcacagcaggaagggtatttgccttgcttgtggttgacctaggtttaatcctcagcattctatagGGTTCCTTGAGCTCTACCATGAGTcaggcctgagcatcactggatatgacctccaaaacaaaaatacaaatgctgggccggagcagtggcacagggtgtaaggtgtctgtctgcctaggacagactgtgtggttcgattccccggcatcccatatggtctcccaagccaggagcaatttctaagtgcatagcctggaataatccctttgtgtcactgggtgtggccgaaaaacaaaaacaacaaacaaaaactcacaaaaaatacaaatgctGCCACTATGGTTGTACTTTTGGCTCAAAGCCCATGTGTCTTTGGAGTGGGGTCCCCAGGTAAATCCCTGATCCCACTTGAACAGTACTTGATCCATCTGCCCCATCTTCCCCAGTCTGCTGCAGAGATGGGCAGGGAGGAGCTGGCTGtattggggtgatccttgaggcAGGTTCCCCTCATCTGTGGTACCTGCCGATAAGATGTACCACCCACTTTGGTGATGGGGCATCTTCTTTGGTGACTGGCCTTGACTCTGAGCTTGGGGGGGGTGCAGGAAGCAAGAGCCCCAATGTGCAGGCACTGAGCTCGGCTGTCCACCTCCACAGGTGCCTGCCCTATTTGACGAAGTCGCCATCTacttctctgatgatgagtgggATGTCCTGACAGAGCCCCAAAAGGCCCTGTACCGAGAAGTCATGAGGATGAATTACGAGACAGTCCTCTCCCTGGGTAAAACTTCAAGCTCAGAGATGTGCTTTCAGATCTCTTGCTTGACTTCCATCCTCTCTGCTGGTTTCCCCTGGGAATTTCCTGTCTTGGATGAGGAAGTCTGTGCCCATGGGCTTTGGCTTACAGCTGGTGGAGCACTCAGAACCACCATCAATATAAATGGGCTGAGTCTGgagtttgggtgtgtgtgtgtgtggctggggcggcggggggggggggggattcttATAGAATGTTCCATAGTGCTGTATCTACTTCTGTGCTCCATGCAGTTGTTTCTGGTTGTTGCTGGAACTGGCCCTCACTAGTCAGGCTCTCTCTACACCCTGGACAGAATCCACTCCTTCATGTATTTCCCCAATCCTCTGCTTCTCCCCTGGTCTTAACATCCACATGTCATTTGTGGGAGGGTGGTGGAGGGGTGTCCCGGGAACATCACCCAGTGCCCCACGAGTAACAATTTTGTTCATTGTGCTCTGTGCGCAGATTTTCCATTTCCCAAACCTGACGTGATTGCCCGCCTGGAGGGGAAGGAGTGTCAGAGCCCAATGGAGGGGCTCCTGCGTCAAGGAGCCTTTGCAGGTAGAGTGGCGCCCAGGTCCTGCACCCATCCTCTGTTCAAGTCTGGGTATTCAGGTGGGGAGAAATTAAAGCCAAGGGCCCTGTAGTTAAAAAAcatctgggccagagcagtagtccaataggagggcatttgctttgcattcagctgacgCCGGGTTCAGTCCTTGATATCCCATTTGGTTGCTCACGTACCacccggagtgattcctgagcgccgaggcaggagtaagcactgaacattgGTGGGTGTGGTCTCCCTTGCCTCTTCCCTCCAAAGattgttggggctagagagaggacagcagattgggcacttgccttgcacacaatggaTACTGATTCAGTCCTCTGCATCTCCTACAGTTtctcaagctctgccaggagtgaccccaaacccaaaagaaaaagaagcaaatagAGAGAAGCATGAGTCTCTTGAAAGTTAGGTGTTGCTGGTACTTAGATCAGGACTTAGTAAAGTTTGATCAGGGGATattgttcttggctctgtgcttagggggtcactcttggtggggcttggggggctGTGGGCAACTAGCGATTAAACTCAGGgctcccacatgtaaagcaagtgctccaACATTTTAATTTACCTCTCTAGGAAAGCTTATATATTTATCTCTGTTTACAGAGTAGATTCGctggggctgattcctggctctatcctcagggatcactcctggtggggcttgaggagCCAGAAACggtgctagggactgaatcaGGACCAGACACTTTACTTGCTAAACTATCGATTCCTATGCTCTATATGTATTTTGGAgggggtggttttgggtcacacttggcagcgctcagggattactcctggctttgcacttagaaattgcccctggcaggctcaggggatccgatgaaatgccaggaatcaaaccactgtaggtcctgggttaacctcgtgcaaggcaaacgccctaccgctgtgctatctctccagcccctctatatgtatttttgttgttgttgttgttgttggtttttgggccatacctgacaatgctcaggggttactcctggctctgtgctcagaaattgctcctggcaggcacatatgtattttttaaaggattttttttttttttgggccacacccggtaacgctcaggggttactcctggctatgcgctcagaagtcgctcctggcttgggggaccatatgggacgccgggggatcgaaccgcggtccgtctccttaggctagcgcaggtaaggcaggcaccttacctccagcgccaccgcccggcccccaggattTTTCTATATTTCACTACAGAGACAATCAAGCAAGcaatattctattttgtttgtttttggtccacactcagaggttactcctagctctgagctcagaaattactcctggtatgcttgggggaccatatgggacactagggattaaacctgggtcggctgcatgcaagtaaaACATTTTCccccatgctatcactccgacccccaaAGGTTCTATAAGTTTAAGGTTCTCTTGGGTGAACTTGGGTTCATAGTAGTGGTAGCATTTTGGCCTCACACATCAGAGACGCTTGACTAAATTGACCTTACTTTGTGTTCCACCCTGATTGTCTGCCAGAAAACGAAGACTCTGACATGAAGTCCCCCAACTGGGCCAGTCTCCCGAAAGTCCCCTCCCAGCACCTTCCCCCTCAACCACTGGACAGCTTGAACCTACACCTGCCCCGGGACCTGACAGAGCTACCCGATTGGGGTGAGGGGTACCCCTTCTACATGGCCATGGGCTTTCCAGGCTATGAGCTATCTGCCGAAGAGCTGGCGAGCAAATTTCAATTCAGCCGGGGTATGAGGCGAAGTTACGATGCCGGCTTCAAGCTGATGGTGGTGGAATTTGCCGAGAGCACCAACAACTGCCAGGCAGCCAAGCAGTTTGGGGTGCTGGAGAAGAATGTGAGGGACTGGCGCAAGGTGAAACCGCAACTACAGAATGCACACGCCATGCGGCGGGCCTTCCGGGGCCCCAAGAACGGCCGCTTCGCCCTGGTGGACCAGCGTGTGGCTGAGTATGTGCGCTTCATGCAAGCCAAAGGGGACCCCATCACCCGTGAGGCCATGCAGCTGAAGGCACTGGAGATTGCACAGGAGATGAATATCCCGGAGAAGGGCTTCAAGGCCAGCCTGGGCTGGTGCCGCCGCATGATGCGAAGGTACGACCTGTCACTGCGTCACAAGGTCCCTGTCCCCCAGCAGCTCCCTGAGGACTTGACCGACAAGCTGGTCGCTTACCAGCGCAGTGTCCTGGCCCTGAGGCGGCTGCACGACTACCAGGTGGGGCAGATGGGCAACGCTGATGAGACCCCCATCTGCTTGGAGGTGCCGTCGAGGGTGACTGTTGACAACCAAGGGGAAAAACCGGTGCTGGTCAAGATACCGGGCCGGGAAAAACTGAAGATCACCGCCATGCTTGGGGTGCTAGCCGATGGGAGGAAGCTGCCCCCCTATATCATCTTGCGGGGTACCTATATCCCACCAGGCAAGTTCCCCAGTGGCATGGAGATCCGCTGTCACCGCTATGGGTGGATGACAGAGGATCTCATGCAGGACTGGCTGGAGGTGGTGTGGCGCAGGCGAATGGGGCCCCCTGCCAAGCAGAGGGGTCTCCTGATCCTTAACGGCTTCCGGGGCCACACCACGGACTCTGTGAAGAGCGCCATGGAGAACCTGAACACTGACATGGTCATCATTCCTGGGGGGCTCACGTCCCAGCTACAGGTGCTGGACGTAGTGGTCTACAAGCCCCTCAATGATAGTGTGCGTGCCCAGTACTCCAACTGGCTCCTGGCGGGCAACCTGGCGCTCAGCCCTACGGGCAATGCCAAGAAGCCGCCACTGGGTCTCTTTCTGGAGTGGGTCATGGTGGCCTGGAATAGCATCTCCAGTGAGTCCATTGTGCAGGGATTTCAGAAGTGCCACATCTCCAGCAACTTGGAAGATGAGGATGATGTGCTTTGGGAGATTGAGGGCGAGATGCCAGGGGGCGGTGAACAGGCCCGAGAGTGTTACCCTGAGAGTCAGTGATATTGGCAGGTAGGCACGGTGGAGATCCGTGGCTGGGTCCCATGAAGCCTGTCTCCTGTCTGATGTCTCTGTTATTGGGGGATGGGGGTTTAGGgtgactccaggctctgcacaggctctgcacacaagaatttctgatggtg
Coding sequences within it:
- the POGK gene encoding pogo transposable element with KRAB domain → MGDPPALHQMEATAHPVQLALKEEEEEEAIESPADMQKVRICSEGGWVPALFDEVAIYFSDDEWDVLTEPQKALYREVMRMNYETVLSLDFPFPKPDVIARLEGKECQSPMEGLLRQGAFAENEDSDMKSPNWASLPKVPSQHLPPQPLDSLNLHLPRDLTELPDWGEGYPFYMAMGFPGYELSAEELASKFQFSRGMRRSYDAGFKLMVVEFAESTNNCQAAKQFGVLEKNVRDWRKVKPQLQNAHAMRRAFRGPKNGRFALVDQRVAEYVRFMQAKGDPITREAMQLKALEIAQEMNIPEKGFKASLGWCRRMMRRYDLSLRHKVPVPQQLPEDLTDKLVAYQRSVLALRRLHDYQVGQMGNADETPICLEVPSRVTVDNQGEKPVLVKIPGREKLKITAMLGVLADGRKLPPYIILRGTYIPPGKFPSGMEIRCHRYGWMTEDLMQDWLEVVWRRRMGPPAKQRGLLILNGFRGHTTDSVKSAMENLNTDMVIIPGGLTSQLQVLDVVVYKPLNDSVRAQYSNWLLAGNLALSPTGNAKKPPLGLFLEWVMVAWNSISSESIVQGFQKCHISSNLEDEDDVLWEIEGEMPGGGEQARECYPESQ